The following are from one region of the Sandaracinus amylolyticus genome:
- a CDS encoding FAD-dependent oxidoreductase produces the protein MRDALDIGIVGAGTAGSAAALLLARAGHRVTVYERVPAPSAVGAGIVLQPTGQSVLARLGLLGPILERGARIDRLRCETDRRRVVVDISYADVDARLFGIGLHRGVLFEALFDAARAQEGVRVELGIEITGCELEHDRRVLVDTRGERHGPFDLIVVADGAGSRITSSDVERRVAHYAWGALWCVLPDPEQVYRGELYQVVRGAQRMLGLLPTGRGPGERAENVVSLYWSVRADAVERWREEGLAAWKDEIVRLEPRAARVLDAIDSPERVLFAAYRDVVMPRWHGARMVWLGDAAHAMSPQLGQGANLALWDAMSLADAIEAHPTLDGGLRAYSRVRRPHLGFYQLATRWLTPFFQSDAAALGWMRDALMPLGLAIPYVRRRMVRSMAGIERGLVRAALPVGAVIPRLPR, from the coding sequence GTGAGAGACGCGCTCGACATCGGGATCGTCGGCGCGGGCACCGCGGGCAGCGCGGCGGCGCTCCTGCTCGCGCGCGCCGGGCATCGCGTGACGGTCTACGAGCGCGTGCCCGCGCCGAGCGCGGTGGGCGCGGGGATCGTGCTGCAGCCGACCGGACAGTCGGTGCTCGCGCGTCTCGGGCTGCTGGGGCCGATCCTCGAGCGCGGGGCGCGCATCGATCGGCTGCGCTGCGAGACCGATCGCAGGCGCGTGGTGGTCGACATCTCGTACGCCGACGTCGACGCGCGGCTCTTCGGGATCGGGCTGCATCGCGGCGTGCTCTTCGAGGCGCTCTTCGACGCGGCGCGCGCCCAGGAGGGCGTGCGGGTCGAGCTCGGCATCGAGATCACGGGGTGCGAGCTCGAGCACGATCGACGCGTGCTCGTCGACACGCGCGGCGAGCGGCACGGGCCCTTCGATCTGATCGTCGTCGCCGACGGCGCGGGCTCGCGCATCACGTCGAGCGACGTCGAGCGGCGGGTCGCGCACTACGCGTGGGGCGCGCTGTGGTGCGTGCTGCCCGATCCCGAGCAGGTCTATCGCGGCGAGCTCTACCAGGTGGTGCGCGGCGCGCAGCGCATGCTCGGTCTGCTCCCGACCGGGCGCGGCCCGGGCGAGCGCGCCGAGAACGTGGTGAGCCTCTACTGGAGCGTGCGCGCCGACGCGGTCGAGCGCTGGCGCGAAGAGGGTCTCGCCGCGTGGAAGGACGAGATCGTACGTCTCGAGCCGCGCGCGGCGCGGGTGCTCGACGCGATCGACTCGCCCGAGCGCGTGCTCTTCGCGGCGTACCGCGACGTCGTGATGCCGCGCTGGCACGGCGCGCGGATGGTGTGGCTCGGCGACGCCGCACACGCGATGAGCCCGCAGCTCGGACAGGGCGCGAACCTCGCGCTCTGGGACGCGATGTCGCTCGCCGACGCGATCGAGGCGCACCCGACGCTCGATGGCGGACTGCGCGCGTACTCGCGCGTGCGCCGCCCGCACCTCGGCTTCTATCAGCTCGCGACGCGCTGGCTCACGCCGTTCTTCCAGAGCGACGCGGCCGCGCTCGGATGGATGCGCGACGCGCTGATGCCGCTCGGGCTCGCGATCCCCTACGTGCGCCGCCGCATGGTGCGCAGCATGGCGGGCATCGAGCGCGGCCTCGTGCGAGCCGCGCTCCCCGTCGGCGCGGTGATCCCGCGCCTGCCTCGCTAG